In one Magallana gigas chromosome 9, xbMagGiga1.1, whole genome shotgun sequence genomic region, the following are encoded:
- the LOC105346093 gene encoding proline rich transmembrane protein 1B isoform X2: protein MSSEKNSEQPPAYCRLEENQNDQSNLTYGDQYNQYPGVNQYPSPGCAQYPGNQYMYQPQHTVPGQITQPGAIVYNRTPVTKNWMVPALLSFFFCCWPLGLMAILAASKANTAAAVGDVMEAERQSNRARTYVIVAMIIGPILTGLYVFLTFLRLK from the exons ATGTCTTCAGAGAAAAATTCGGAAC AACCTCCTGCGTACTGTCGGCTAGAAGAAAATCAAAATGACCAGTCAAACCTTACATACGGGGACCAGTATAATCAGTATCCTGGAGTCAACCAGTATCCATCGCCAGGTTGCGCTCAATATCCAGGCaaccaatacatgtaccaaccGCAACATACTGTTCCTGGCCAA ATTACACAGCCTGGAGCTATCGTTTACAACCGAACCCCTGTAACCAAGAACTGGATGGTTCCAGCTTTACTCTCTTTCTTCTTTTGTTGCTGGCCGTTAGGGTTAATGGCTATTTTGGCTGCTAGTAAG gCTAATACTGCAGCAGCAGTTGGGGATGTAATGGAAGCGGAAAGACAATCAAACCGCGCGCGCACGTATGTGATTGTGGCTATGATAATAGGACCTATTTTGACGGGACTCTATGTTTTTCTTACCTTCCTACGACTGAAATAA
- the LOC136271728 gene encoding uncharacterized protein: protein MAALANVLNRPVRSVYALYGGQTVRKELNRTFFPFTSEKQQDQGTVYILWTNLLGDSIPENQWKPNHFVVLLPLQEPVKHSYEVLNNDAGLEDVTSFFVTFENSLGPNDMDFEESGSESFDISTLISNLDEDLSTEMSPTFPSFERKEKSRTSLESGEPVQSDGQSYGSMKSDVPLQMNGPVQRDGPVKKDVESDVPVQSGVPVQRDGPVQRDVQSDMPVQRDGPVQSDVPVQSDVPEWSGSAE, encoded by the exons ATGGCAGCTCTTGCCAACGTTTTAAACAGACCAGTAAGATCTGTTTATGCTTTGTATGGAGGGCAAACTGTTAGGAAAGAATTAAATAGAACATTTTTCCCTTTTACAAGTGAAAAGCAACAGGATCAGGGAACTGTCTACATATTGTGGACAAATTTGTTAGGTGATTCAATACCGGAAAACCAGTGGAAACCAAACCATTTCGTAGTGTTGCTTCCACTTCAAGAGCCAGTGAAGCACAGTTATGAGGTTTTGAACAATGACGCTGGATTGGAAGATGTCACTTCTTTTTTTGTGACTTTTGAAAACAGCTtg GGGCCTAACGACATGGATTTTGAGGAATCCGGTTCAGAGAGTTTTGATATTTCGACTCTAATATCAAACTTG GATGAAGATCTATCAACAGAGATGTCGCCTACTTTCCCTTCATTTGAAAGGAAAGAAAAgag CAGAACATCTTTAGAGAGTGGTGAGCCAGTACAGAGTGATGGGCAGAGTTATGGGTCAATGAAGAGTGATGTGCCATTGCAGATGAATGGGCCAGTGCAGAGAGATGGGCCAGTGAAGAAAGATGTCGAGAGTGACGTGCCAGTGCAGAGTGGAGTGCCAGTGCAGAGAGATGGGCCAGTGCAGAGAGATGTCCAGAGTGACATGCCAGTACAGAGAGATGGGCCAGTGCAGAGTGACGTGCCAGTGCAGAGTGACGTGCCAGAGTGGAGTGGCAGTGCAGAGTGA
- the LOC105346099 gene encoding proline-rich transmembrane protein 1 isoform X3 yields MSSSKRSEMPPSYNEATNQNDQLKLTYENQNNQYPGGNQFSSPGGGPYPVSQHQSQCTPQEQVMRPLVKQPGANVITRDPDTINWMVPAVLACLCCFWPAGIAAIHYASKANKAAANGDVVEAEKQSRKAGYCVAVSFVIGIVLTTLVIVQYKYCSYC; encoded by the exons tgccTCCTTCTTACAATGAAGCAACAAACCAAAATGACCAGTTAAAGCTAACTTACGAGAACCAGAATAATCAGTACCCTGGAGGTAATCAGTTTTCCTCGCCAGGTGGCGGTCCATATCCAGTCAGCCAACACCAATCACAATGCACTCCCCAGGAACAAGTGATGCGACCATTG GTTAAACAGCCTGGAGCTAATGTTATTACTCGAGACCCTGACACCATTAACTGGATGGTTCCGGCTGTCCTTGCTTGTTTGTGCTGTTTTTGGCCGGCAGGAATAGCGGCCATCCATTATGCCAGCAAA GCTAATAAAGCAGCAGCAAATGGTGATGTGGTAGAAGCGGAAAAACAGTCAAGAAAAGCGGGCTACTGTGTGGCCGTTTCCTTTGTAATAGGAATTGTTTTGACTACTCTCGTAATTGtacaatataaatattgttcttATTGTTAA
- the LOC105346093 gene encoding proline rich transmembrane protein 1B isoform X1 yields the protein MSSEKNSEQPPAYCRLEENQNDQSNLTYGDQYNQYPGVNQYPSPGCAQYPGNQYMYQPQHTVPGQVTTSVITQPGAIVYNRTPVTKNWMVPALLSFFFCCWPLGLMAILAASKANTAAAVGDVMEAERQSNRARTYVIVAMIIGPILTGLYVFLTFLRLK from the exons ATGTCTTCAGAGAAAAATTCGGAAC AACCTCCTGCGTACTGTCGGCTAGAAGAAAATCAAAATGACCAGTCAAACCTTACATACGGGGACCAGTATAATCAGTATCCTGGAGTCAACCAGTATCCATCGCCAGGTTGCGCTCAATATCCAGGCaaccaatacatgtaccaaccGCAACATACTGTTCCTGGCCAAGTAACGACATCAGTG ATTACACAGCCTGGAGCTATCGTTTACAACCGAACCCCTGTAACCAAGAACTGGATGGTTCCAGCTTTACTCTCTTTCTTCTTTTGTTGCTGGCCGTTAGGGTTAATGGCTATTTTGGCTGCTAGTAAG gCTAATACTGCAGCAGCAGTTGGGGATGTAATGGAAGCGGAAAGACAATCAAACCGCGCGCGCACGTATGTGATTGTGGCTATGATAATAGGACCTATTTTGACGGGACTCTATGTTTTTCTTACCTTCCTACGACTGAAATAA